The DNA sequence TCGGCTATACATGGGGATTTTTTAATAAAAAGAAGAAAATACTTCTTTATGCCTATATTATTTACTTGTCATTGATTGAAAAATAGGTGCCTTGCTTCTCTTTAAGCGCCATCTGCTTTTTCCGCTCTTCTTCAGCCTGTAAGGTATTTATATCCTTCCGCAGCTCTTTTGCACATTTTTGGCAGATTTTACCTTCACGGATGTACGCTCCGCATTTATCACAAGGATAGCCAAGATTCGGGAACTGCGCCAGCTTCAGCTTGCCTGTGCGGATGAATTTCAGAATCAGCGCTTCTTCAATCCCTGTCGCATCGACAACTTGCTGCATTGTCGCAGTCCGGTTCTCTCTTTTGCGGATATATTGATAAACCGTTTCGTACTTCAGCTCCTCTTCCTTCCAGCAGTCATTGCATATATCACGGAATTGATTTTTTACAAATACCTTGTCGCATTGCGGGCAATTCGCCAGTTCAGCCATGATAATTCTCTCCTAAATAGGGTATATAGTGGTCACGGTCACCCTCTTGCCAGTGTGAGAGACATGATGTTAGCCGCTCCCGCCTGTTTCAGCGGCAGGGCGGCATGCCGGAGGGTGCTTCCTGTAGTATATATATCGTCAATGAGGAGGAGATTTTTAGCCTCAATTGCGGCTGAGGTGCTTATTTGAAAGATTTCACTGAGATGGATTCTTTCTTCGCGGGATTTTTTGGACTGCTTTTCGGTATGAATTCTATTGAGAAGATGGGATGGTGCTAGGCCTGCGGTGATGATGAGGGCCTCGGCCTGGTTGAAGCCGCGCTCGTATAGGCGCTCGGTGCTGAGCGGTATGGGAATGATGAAATCGGGCTTGAGGGTTTCTATATTTCTTCTTATCTCCTGTTTGAACACTTTGGCCAGGATGTAGTCTCCTCTGTATTTAAAGCGGGCAATCAGCTCCTGTAGAAAGTCATTGTAGGTGTACAGAGAGATATTTCTATTGAGGATGCCTTCCCATTTGGGGTCTTTTTCCCAGCGGATGCAGTCGTAGCAGTTGTCGTTTTCAATGAACTGTGGATTTAGCCCCTGCAGCTGCCTCCCGCAGATATGGCATAGCGCTCCCTTTATCTCTTCGAAGCTTTCTTCACACTCCCTGCATATTACCTTCTCCTCCGTTCGTGTAAACAGCTCCTGCCACCCAATCTCTGCATCAATCTCTTTTTGGCAGATCAGGCAATGATTAGCTTGAAAAAGATTCATACAAGATTAGCCCCCTTCGTTTCGCTTCCCTGTTCATTCCTGTAATCTGGTTTCTCGCTTTGATCATTTCTTCTGTTTTGCCGAAGTGGAAAAAGGTGATGGTGCCGCTCGGGTAATCTGCACTTCTGCCGACGCGGCCGGAGATTTGGACGAGGGCGCTTTCGGTGAATACGTGGTGCTCAGCGCCAATGACGGCTACGTCAATATTCGGGAACGTTACGCCTCTTTCCAGGATGGTTGTGGTTAAGAGGATTTGCGTTTCTTTATTACGCATTTTTTGGACTTTGGATTTGCGGTCCGGGTCTTCGGCATGGACAGAGTCAGTTTGCTGGTGGAGTTTTTGTATCAGTGGAAGAGCTGCTTCCATGATGTCGATGCGGGGGAAGAACAGGAGAATCTGTTTGGAGGTTTGGATGCGTTGGTTGATCCAACTGATGAGCGGATTGGGGAGTTTGCTTTTCTTTAAAAGCTTCTCCCAATTTCCGCACCAGCGGTATTCCGGAACAGGGAGCGGATGGCGGTGGTAGCGCGCTGGAATGGTGACGTGGTCCCTTTTGCCGAATGAGCAGTCTCTCTGCCATTTTTGGTTAGGTGTGGCGGTTAGATAGATCATAGAGGACTCCGGCTTTCTTGCCTGCTGGACGGCGTACTGCAGGGTTTTGTCAATTGAATAAGGGAAAGCGTCGACTTCGTCCAGGATGATGGTGTCGAATGCCTGGTAAAAGCGGAACAGCTGGTGTGTGGTGGCGATGGTGAGCGGGGCGAAGAGATGGCGGTCTTCGCTGCCGCCGTAGAGGGATGCTACCGTTATTTCAGGGAATACTTTCTTCAGGCGCGGAGTGAGTTCAAGGACTACATCGGTCCGCGGTGTGGCGAGGCAGACCCTTTTTCCGGCTTGGAGGGCTAGGTCGATGCCTGCAAACAGGACTTCGGTTTTTCCGGCGCCGCATACCGCCCAGACGAGGAGTTCTTTGTTTTGCTGGATAGCTTGTGCTGTGCGGTTGGAGGCAGTCTGCTGGCCGTTGGAAAGATTGCCTGACCATTCCAGGTAGGTTTTTGGCTGGGGGTGGGGGGATTCTGGTCCTTGCCAGCTGAGGAGCGGGGTGCAGGAGCTGACCCGGCCCATCATGATGCAGCTTCGGCAGTAGAGGCAGTCTTCTTCGCATCTGGCGCAGGGGAATTTGGCGAAAAGATGAGTTTGAGTGTTGCCGCAGCGGGCACATTGAGGTTTTTTGCCGGCGAGGAGGATGCCTGGGCGATAGAGAATGTAGCCATTTTGGTAGTGCTGCTCGATTTCTTGTGCAGTGAAAGGGAGTTCGTCTGTGAGGAGCTGCTTGCCGATGAGCATTTCGGCCAGTTTTTTGTCCGGATTGAAGGCTGGATTGAGGGGAATAGCCGGAATTTCAGTGAGTTTGGAGATTGGTGTGCCATTTTGGTCCTGGTTGAGGCGCCCTTCTTGGATTTTGAACTTCAAAACTAATCATCCTTTCCTGGTTATTTGCGGGATTTTAGATATATTTGGTTCCGTCAAGAATTATGTGTAAGCATATGCACTTCATGAGTTATCGTTATATTTAGTTTAGGGGGGGAGTCAGGCAGCCGAGGCTGCCTGACTCCCTGACTATGCGTTTTATGACTTTGGATATCGCTCATCAAACATGTTCAATATTGTTTCATAGGCCAAGCCGAATCCACCGAGTTTCCTTCTTGCCCATCGATCATTATAATCGATAGAAGTAAGGTATATAATCTTCTCGGCTGCTTCAATATTAGGTAAGCTGTTCATTGTCTTTAACCTTTTACGCACTTCCTTGTTGGTACGCTCAATTAGGTTTGTTGTGTATATATACTTTTGGATTTCCTCAGGGTAGTGTAAAAAAGTTAGGAGGACTGGGAGGTCCTCTTCCCATGAGGCCAGTTCCCTGCTATAAGTCTTTTTCCATTTCTCCTTAATCTCTTTCAACACTTTTTCTGCTTCTTCGAATGTGCTTGAAGTGTATACTCTTTTTAAATCCAAGCTTAGCTCTGCCTGATCCTTTTTTCGTGCTTTATTCATAGTGGAACGTACCTTATGAACAACGCAGCGTTGAACATCAGCTTTTGGAAAAATGGATTTAAAGGCCTCTTCGAGACCTGGAAGTCCATCAAATACGCCAACTAAAACTTCCTGGACGCCTCTTTTACGTAAGTCCAGAAGGATCTCCTGCCAGCCGTTTGATGATTCCACTCCGCCTACATAAAATCCAAGGATTTCCCGATGGCCTTCTGGAGTGTACCTAAAACAATATAAACAGCCTCTTTGCCTACAGTATCTCTGCGGACTTTTACGAATAGCGCATCAAGGAATAAAGCACAGTAACGTTCCTTCAGAGGCCGATTCTGCCATTCAATAACGTCCTCCATAACAGCCGAAGTGATATTGGAGATTGTCCCTGGGGAATATTGTTCACCAAGCAAACTTTTCATGATCAGCCCAACCTGCCGAACACCAACTCCATGTTGATAGAGCTGGACAACGAGTTCATCTACGGCCACCATACGTCTTTTATAGGGTTCGAACATTTGGGTAGTAAAATCGCCCTTACGATCACGGGGAACTGCCAGATCCTCAATCCGGCCATAAATGGTGTCAAGAGTCCGTGAATAATACCCATTACGTGAGTTTTCTTCGCCGACAGGCTCATTTTCTAGGACATTCTTTATCTCTTCACGCAAGATATTTTCTGCTTTCTCTTTAAGGAGGTCCTGCATAGAAAGTTTAAGGATATTGGCAAAATCAAGGTCGTCTATGTTAAAATGGGGCATGGATAAAGTGCTCCTCTCCTAAGGTTATTGTGGTGATAACTCAGAGGGTACTTTGTCCTTTTTTATTTGTCTAGAAAAAGGTCTTACACATACTTTTATACACCATCATATATTTGCGAGTTTTGAGTTTTATTTGCGACTTTTTCATTATATTTGCGAGTCCAAGCCATTTATTTGCGACTTTAACGATATATTTGCAACCTCTCCCTTGGGCAGCCTTCCCCGCGAGATGCCGAATCCCCCTTTTATTAGCAACTTCCCCGATATATTAGCAACTTTTCTCTTTTATTAGCAACTTTCCCCATATATTAGCAACTTTCCATTTTTATTAGCAACTTCCACCATATATTAGCAACTAGCCCCCTTCCCACAATCTGCCCCAACCCAAAATCCGCCCATCCCACCTTCCCATTAACCCTCAAAACCCCAAACTCTCCCCCTAGATTCCCCCCTCAATTTCCTCTATAATAAACCATGAAGAATCCACCTAAAAAAGGAGATTTACATATGGAAAAAACCTTAATTTTCGGACATAAAAACCCAGATACAGATACAATCTGCTCAGCCCTGGCATATGCGGACCTAAAAACACAGCTTGGCCATGAAGTCGAGCCGGTGCGCCTTGGCGAGATCAACGGCGAAACGCAGCATGCGCTGACTAAGTTCAACGCTGAAGCTCCCCGCCTGATCAGCAATGCAGCTGATGAAGCACATACTGTCATTCTTGTGGACCATAATGAACGCCAGCAAAGCGCAGACGGAATCGAGAGCGTTCGTGTGGCTGAGGTAATCGACCACCACCGTATTGCCAATTTTGAAACAAGCGATCCTTTGTACTACCGCTGCGAGCCTGTCGGCTGTACGGCTACGATCCTGAACAAAATGTACAAGGAAAACGGCAAGAGCATCCCGCAAAATATTGCCGGCCTTATGCTGTCTGCGATCATTTCTGACTCCCTTCTGTTCAAATCACCAACTTGCACTGACGAAGATGTGAAAGCTGCACATGAGCTTGCGGAAATCGCGGGTGTGGATGCGGAAGAGTATGGCCTTGAGATGCTGAAGGCTGGTGCCGACCTGAGCGATAAGTCTGCTGCACAGCTGGTCAGCCTGGATGCGAAGGAATTCCAGATGGGTTCTGCTAAAGTGGAAGTGGCGCAGGTGAACGCCGTTGACACGAATGATGTGTTTGCGCTTGAAGAGGAATTGCGTGCGGTGATCAACAGCACAATCGAGGAAAAAGGCTTGGATCTGTTCCTGTTTGTTGCAACGAATATCCTGACGAATGATTCTGTTGCACTTGCACTAGGCAAGGAAACAGCTGTTGTCGAGAAAGCATTCAATGTGGTGCTTGCGGATGAAAAGGCTGTCCTGCAGGGTGTTGTTTCACGTAAAAAACAAATCGTTCCTAACCTGACTGATGCATTAACAAAGTAAAAAGTAGCCGCTCCGACAAAATTCCGGAGCGGCATTTTTTATTTCTTATACCAGCCAAGCCCCATTGAGCCTTCGCCAAGATGCGTGCCGATGACCGGGCCGAAGTAGCCAATCATGAATTCAACGTTCGGCAGCTCTTTTTCCAGCTCTGCTTTCCACTCGTCAGCTTCCTTCTCACGATTCGCGTGGATGATGACGGCGCGGTAATCACCGCCGCCGGCAGCAGCATCGCCAAGAAGGTCGGCAATCCGCTTCATCGCTTTTTTGCGTGTGCGGATTTTTTCAAATGGCACGATGACCTTGTCCTGGAAATGGAGAAGCGGCTTGACCTGAAGCAGGCTCCCGATCAATGCCTGGGCGCTTGAAAGGCGGCCGCCGCGCTGGAGATGGGAAAGGTCGTCCACCATGAAGTAGGCACGGACCGTCTGTTTCATTTTCTCCAGGCGGGACATGATATCCTGCGGATCCTTGCCGGCAGCTGCCATTTCCGCAGCTTCAATGACATAGAAGCCCTGGACCATGCAGCTGATTTCAGAATCAAACGGATACGCCCTGATTCCTTCAACCATGCTGCCTGCTGTGACGGCTCCCTGATAGGTTCCGCTGATGCCGCTCGACAGATGGATGCTGATGACCGCATCA is a window from the Bacillus infantis NRRL B-14911 genome containing:
- a CDS encoding TIGR03826 family flagellar region protein; translated protein: MAELANCPQCDKVFVKNQFRDICNDCWKEEELKYETVYQYIRKRENRTATMQQVVDATGIEEALILKFIRTGKLKLAQFPNLGYPCDKCGAYIREGKICQKCAKELRKDINTLQAEEERKKQMALKEKQGTYFSINDK
- a CDS encoding ComF family protein encodes the protein MNLFQANHCLICQKEIDAEIGWQELFTRTEEKVICRECEESFEEIKGALCHICGRQLQGLNPQFIENDNCYDCIRWEKDPKWEGILNRNISLYTYNDFLQELIARFKYRGDYILAKVFKQEIRRNIETLKPDFIIPIPLSTERLYERGFNQAEALIITAGLAPSHLLNRIHTEKQSKKSREERIHLSEIFQISTSAAIEAKNLLLIDDIYTTGSTLRHAALPLKQAGAANIMSLTLARG
- a CDS encoding DEAD/DEAH box helicase; protein product: MKFKIQEGRLNQDQNGTPISKLTEIPAIPLNPAFNPDKKLAEMLIGKQLLTDELPFTAQEIEQHYQNGYILYRPGILLAGKKPQCARCGNTQTHLFAKFPCARCEEDCLYCRSCIMMGRVSSCTPLLSWQGPESPHPQPKTYLEWSGNLSNGQQTASNRTAQAIQQNKELLVWAVCGAGKTEVLFAGIDLALQAGKRVCLATPRTDVVLELTPRLKKVFPEITVASLYGGSEDRHLFAPLTIATTHQLFRFYQAFDTIILDEVDAFPYSIDKTLQYAVQQARKPESSMIYLTATPNQKWQRDCSFGKRDHVTIPARYHRHPLPVPEYRWCGNWEKLLKKSKLPNPLISWINQRIQTSKQILLFFPRIDIMEAALPLIQKLHQQTDSVHAEDPDRKSKVQKMRNKETQILLTTTILERGVTFPNIDVAVIGAEHHVFTESALVQISGRVGRSADYPSGTITFFHFGKTEEMIKARNQITGMNREAKRRGLILYESFSS
- a CDS encoding manganese-dependent inorganic pyrophosphatase, translated to MEKTLIFGHKNPDTDTICSALAYADLKTQLGHEVEPVRLGEINGETQHALTKFNAEAPRLISNAADEAHTVILVDHNERQQSADGIESVRVAEVIDHHRIANFETSDPLYYRCEPVGCTATILNKMYKENGKSIPQNIAGLMLSAIISDSLLFKSPTCTDEDVKAAHELAEIAGVDAEEYGLEMLKAGADLSDKSAAQLVSLDAKEFQMGSAKVEVAQVNAVDTNDVFALEEELRAVINSTIEEKGLDLFLFVATNILTNDSVALALGKETAVVEKAFNVVLADEKAVLQGVVSRKKQIVPNLTDALTK
- a CDS encoding DegV family protein, which gives rise to MRTAVVTDSTAYIPKELRDRLNIHMIPLSVIFGNETYEEEVEITAEAFYEEVKHKELPTTSQPSTGQFVELFEKLSADYDAVISIHLSSGISGTYQGAVTAGSMVEGIRAYPFDSEISCMVQGFYVIEAAEMAAAGKDPQDIMSRLEKMKQTVRAYFMVDDLSHLQRGGRLSSAQALIGSLLQVKPLLHFQDKVIVPFEKIRTRKKAMKRIADLLGDAAAGGGDYRAVIIHANREKEADEWKAELEKELPNVEFMIGYFGPVIGTHLGEGSMGLGWYKK